In Alistipes ihumii AP11, a genomic segment contains:
- a CDS encoding 4Fe-4S binding protein yields MLRKIRITLAVLCFVPVTLLFLDFTGTIHAWFGWLAKIQFLPAVLALNLGVVAALVLLTLLLGRIYCSVVCPLGVMQDVFGRLGRRRRKNRYSHSPALSWLRYTVLSLFVVALAAGVGSVVALLDPYGAYGRIASNLFAPLWQWGNNLLAGFAERAGSYAFYRTDVWIKSLPTFAIAVAMFAALAVLSWRNGRTYCNTICPVGTVLGFLSRFSLLRPVIDVTKCNGCGQCARRCKAACIDSREHKIDYSRCVACMDCIDQCRRGAIRYKRRRSTAVPVSDGGREADPARRRFLTGLSLFAAASVARAQEKKVDGGLAVIADKKIPNRATPIVPPGAQSLRHMTAHCTGCQLCVSVCPSGVLRPSTALTTFMQPVASYELGYCRPECTKCSEVCPTGAILKITAADKSAIQIGHAVWVRENCVPLTDGVKCGNCARHCPTGAIVMVASDPAMPDSPEIPVVNVERCIGCGACENLCPARPFSAIYVEGHARHRIV; encoded by the coding sequence ATGTTGCGAAAAATCAGAATAACGCTCGCCGTCCTTTGTTTCGTGCCGGTCACGCTGCTGTTTCTCGATTTCACGGGAACGATCCATGCATGGTTCGGCTGGCTGGCCAAGATTCAGTTCCTGCCTGCGGTACTGGCCCTGAATCTCGGCGTCGTGGCGGCGCTCGTATTGCTCACGCTGCTGCTGGGACGCATTTATTGTTCGGTCGTTTGTCCGTTGGGCGTGATGCAGGACGTGTTCGGCCGGCTGGGAAGACGGCGCCGGAAAAACCGCTATTCCCATTCGCCGGCGTTGTCGTGGCTGCGCTATACGGTGCTTTCGCTGTTCGTCGTAGCGCTCGCGGCGGGCGTAGGCTCCGTCGTGGCGCTGTTGGACCCGTACGGAGCTTACGGGCGTATCGCTTCGAATCTTTTCGCGCCGCTTTGGCAGTGGGGCAACAACCTGCTGGCCGGCTTCGCCGAAAGGGCCGGCAGCTACGCTTTCTACCGGACGGATGTCTGGATCAAGAGCCTGCCGACCTTTGCGATCGCTGTCGCCATGTTCGCGGCGCTGGCCGTTCTGTCGTGGCGGAACGGTCGTACCTACTGCAACACGATTTGCCCGGTAGGTACGGTGCTCGGGTTCCTTTCCCGCTTTTCGCTGCTGCGGCCGGTCATCGACGTTACGAAATGCAACGGTTGCGGACAATGCGCCCGCCGGTGCAAGGCGGCGTGTATCGACAGCCGGGAGCATAAGATCGATTATTCGCGCTGTGTCGCCTGCATGGATTGCATCGATCAATGCCGGCGCGGAGCGATCCGGTACAAGCGCCGTCGGAGTACGGCCGTACCGGTCTCGGACGGCGGCAGGGAGGCCGATCCCGCCCGAAGGCGCTTTCTGACCGGTCTGAGTCTGTTCGCCGCGGCATCCGTGGCGAGGGCGCAGGAGAAAAAAGTGGACGGCGGCCTGGCCGTCATCGCGGACAAGAAGATTCCGAACCGCGCCACCCCGATCGTGCCTCCCGGCGCGCAGAGCCTCCGTCACATGACCGCGCACTGCACGGGCTGCCAGCTTTGCGTGTCGGTATGTCCTTCGGGCGTGCTGCGCCCTTCGACCGCGCTGACGACGTTCATGCAGCCCGTGGCCTCGTACGAGCTCGGCTACTGCCGGCCCGAATGTACGAAATGTTCGGAAGTATGTCCGACGGGCGCGATTCTGAAAATCACGGCGGCAGACAAGTCGGCCATCCAGATAGGTCATGCCGTATGGGTCAGGGAAAACTGCGTTCCGCTGACGGACGGCGTGAAATGCGGCAACTGCGCCCGCCATTGTCCGACGGGCGCGATCGTCATGGTAGCTTCCGATCCCGCTATGCCGGATTCGCCCGAAATTCCCGTCGTGAACGTCGAGCGCTGCATCGGCTGCGGAGCTTGCGAAAACCTTTGTCCGGCACGCCCTTTCAGCGCCATTTACGTCGAGGGGCATGCGAGACACCGTATCGTATAA
- a CDS encoding MmcQ/YjbR family DNA-binding protein, whose protein sequence is MNIEEFRTYCLSFPGACDKMPFDKAASEYDRELLVFCVRDKWFCFVHIREFDFCCLKCDPDEAIDLRDRYEGIEPGYHMNKRHWINVRFDRDVPDSEIRRLVRRSYELVVGRSDRKR, encoded by the coding sequence ATGAACATAGAAGAATTCAGGACATACTGCCTCTCTTTCCCGGGCGCATGCGACAAGATGCCGTTCGACAAAGCGGCCTCGGAGTACGACCGGGAACTGCTCGTGTTCTGCGTGCGGGACAAATGGTTCTGTTTCGTCCATATCCGCGAGTTCGATTTCTGCTGTCTGAAGTGCGACCCGGACGAGGCGATCGATCTGCGGGACCGCTACGAGGGCATAGAGCCCGGCTACCATATGAACAAACGGCATTGGATCAACGTCCGTTTCGACCGGGATGTTCCCGACAGCGAAATCAGAAGGCTCGTCCGACGATCGTATGAGCTCGTGGTCGGTCGTTCGGACCGAAAGCGGTAA
- a CDS encoding glycosyl hydrolase family 28-related protein: MKTTICAAALALLLGTVCYGQKRMSQPAAASGASCQSVYNVRDFGAKGDGKADDTKAIQSALDHAIDHGGGTVYFPNGRYRLATMQENYRVKAHLIVKPKKSPGKRDYVMIRLRGETCVVTPCSYANHTGEDRSEVWDNGTVLFSDVLGEPQTDPAATPACILAAGTGSNLYSLNQAVIRIEDLAFQAKAEEGKYPYLSGINMAYAATVYTNNVLIYSSVRNTALTAPSKDGHYSAGFIGPRLWCNPEQGLRNVYVKSAFRYGFVFSEHMNGNDLSAWDCENAFVFSKMDHSCWFGRIHAQNCKNILTSLDTDFAGHTRGASFFRIEQVGIEVNSGQVPYDFNYEYFVLDPDNLLYGSFEYHIVRSNVGADNSCFRAEGGANLRATATF; encoded by the coding sequence ATGAAAACGACTATTTGCGCCGCTGCGCTCGCCCTGCTGCTCGGCACGGTCTGCTACGGGCAGAAACGGATGTCGCAGCCTGCCGCTGCAAGCGGAGCGTCCTGCCAGTCGGTGTACAACGTCCGCGACTTCGGCGCCAAAGGCGACGGTAAGGCGGACGACACGAAAGCGATCCAGTCGGCGCTCGACCATGCGATCGATCACGGCGGCGGTACGGTCTACTTCCCCAACGGCCGCTACCGCCTGGCCACGATGCAGGAGAACTATCGGGTCAAGGCGCACCTGATCGTCAAGCCCAAGAAAAGCCCGGGCAAGCGGGATTACGTGATGATCCGCCTGCGGGGCGAAACCTGCGTCGTCACGCCCTGTTCGTACGCCAACCATACGGGCGAAGACCGTTCGGAGGTGTGGGACAACGGGACGGTGCTGTTCTCCGACGTGCTGGGAGAGCCTCAGACCGATCCGGCGGCCACGCCCGCCTGCATTCTGGCGGCCGGAACGGGATCGAACCTCTACAGCCTCAACCAGGCCGTGATCCGCATCGAGGATCTGGCCTTTCAGGCGAAGGCCGAGGAAGGGAAATACCCCTATCTGTCGGGTATCAACATGGCTTACGCGGCTACCGTGTACACCAATAACGTACTGATTTACTCGTCGGTCCGCAACACCGCCCTGACGGCTCCGTCGAAAGACGGTCATTATTCGGCCGGCTTCATCGGTCCCCGGCTGTGGTGCAACCCCGAGCAAGGACTGAGGAACGTATACGTCAAGAGCGCGTTCCGTTACGGATTCGTCTTCTCGGAGCACATGAACGGCAACGACCTGTCGGCATGGGACTGCGAGAATGCCTTTGTCTTTTCCAAGATGGATCACTCCTGCTGGTTCGGCCGCATCCACGCCCAGAATTGCAAGAACATCCTGACGTCGCTTGACACGGATTTCGCGGGTCACACGCGCGGGGCCTCTTTCTTCCGCATCGAGCAGGTCGGCATCGAGGTGAACAGCGGACAAGTGCCTTACGACTTCAACTACGAGTATTTCGTGCTCGATCCCGACAACCTGCTCTACGGATCGTTCGAGTACCATATCGTCCGGTCGAACGTCGGAGCCGACAACTCCTGCTTCCGGGCCGAGGGCGGAGCCAACCTCCGGGCGACCGCCACGTTCTGA
- a CDS encoding acyltransferase yields the protein METTTKEHLGWIDLLRVLACFLVVLSHCCDPFVAQFDADRSAFLTGMFTGSTVRCCVPLFVMMTGVLLLPVQTGMSAFYRKRIGRIALPLVFWSLALPALYCVYLNCGGTTSNPQVVMEDHTLRATLTKLYTFVFNFNYDTTPLWYLYMLVGLYLIMPILSVWLQQASRRDLKFALWLWGATLVLPYIGMAAPMLGYAGNYGNPGILGVCDWNPYGTFYYVSGFAGYLVLAYYLVKYPPAWSWRRTLALGIPMFAAGYAVTAFGYLAMQSRFPGNYAYLEIVWYFTGINVFLMTFPVFLVVRKLRLKPRRWLARLASLTFGIYLCHFIFVQIGYDLIGTIGSLPVLARIVLTACCAFAVSAALVWLMSRWKRTWKLVR from the coding sequence ATGGAGACTACGACGAAGGAACACTTAGGCTGGATCGACCTGCTGCGCGTGCTGGCCTGCTTTCTGGTCGTGCTTTCGCACTGCTGCGACCCGTTCGTCGCGCAGTTCGACGCCGACCGCAGCGCATTTCTCACGGGCATGTTCACGGGGAGCACGGTCCGGTGCTGCGTGCCGCTTTTCGTCATGATGACCGGCGTGCTGCTGTTGCCCGTGCAGACCGGCATGTCCGCTTTCTACCGCAAGCGGATCGGGAGAATCGCACTTCCGCTGGTGTTCTGGTCGCTGGCGCTGCCCGCGCTCTACTGCGTTTATCTGAACTGCGGCGGAACGACGTCGAATCCTCAGGTCGTGATGGAGGATCATACGCTGCGGGCCACGCTGACCAAGCTCTATACGTTCGTTTTCAATTTCAACTATGACACCACGCCGCTCTGGTATCTTTACATGCTGGTCGGACTGTACCTGATCATGCCGATTCTGAGCGTCTGGCTGCAACAAGCCTCCCGCCGCGACCTGAAGTTCGCGCTGTGGCTGTGGGGCGCAACGCTCGTACTTCCGTACATAGGCATGGCGGCGCCCATGCTCGGCTATGCGGGCAATTACGGAAATCCGGGGATTCTGGGCGTCTGCGACTGGAATCCCTACGGCACGTTCTACTATGTGTCGGGATTCGCCGGCTATCTGGTGCTGGCCTATTATCTGGTCAAATACCCTCCTGCATGGAGCTGGCGGCGCACGCTCGCGCTCGGCATCCCGATGTTCGCGGCCGGCTATGCGGTCACGGCATTCGGCTATCTGGCCATGCAGAGCCGCTTTCCGGGCAACTACGCCTACCTCGAGATCGTTTGGTACTTTACGGGCATCAACGTCTTTCTGATGACGTTCCCGGTCTTTCTCGTCGTGCGGAAACTGCGGCTGAAACCACGCCGATGGCTCGCGCGTCTGGCATCGCTGACCTTCGGCATCTATTTGTGTCATTTCATTTTCGTGCAGATCGGTTACGACTTGATCGGAACGATCGGTTCGCTTCCGGTGCTCGCGCGCATCGTGCTGACGGCCTGCTGCGCTTTCGCGGTCAGCGCGGCGCTGGTGTGGCTCATGAGCCGTTGGAAACGGACATGGAAACTGGTCCGGTAG
- the map gene encoding type I methionyl aminopeptidase — translation MSDRKHGCRGKVDGQPTELDRRVLEMARRGCLVPGRELVKTPEQIEGIRRSGAVNTGVLDCVAAMIGPGVSTAEIDRAVYDYTTSHGAIPAPLNYEGFPKSVCTSVNDVVCHGIPSEREILRDGDIVNVDVSTILDGYYSDASRMFLIGNVSPERRRLVEVTRECLRIGMEAARPFGFVGDIGHAIQRHAEKNGYSVVRELCGHGVGLAFHEEPDIEHFGRRGTGMVLVPGMVFTIEPMINMGSRSIFIDEADGWTVLTDDGLPSAQWEHTFVMTESGPEILTY, via the coding sequence ATGTCCGACAGAAAACACGGCTGCCGCGGGAAGGTCGACGGGCAGCCGACCGAACTGGACCGCAGGGTCCTCGAAATGGCCCGTCGGGGCTGCCTCGTTCCCGGCCGGGAGCTCGTCAAGACGCCCGAGCAGATCGAGGGCATCCGCCGCAGCGGAGCGGTCAACACGGGCGTTCTCGACTGCGTGGCCGCGATGATCGGCCCGGGCGTGTCGACCGCCGAGATCGACCGGGCCGTCTACGACTACACGACCTCGCACGGAGCGATCCCGGCTCCGCTGAACTACGAAGGCTTCCCCAAAAGCGTCTGCACGTCCGTGAACGACGTGGTCTGCCACGGCATCCCGAGCGAGCGGGAGATTCTCCGCGACGGCGACATCGTCAATGTCGACGTATCGACGATTCTCGACGGATACTATTCCGACGCCTCGCGCATGTTTCTGATCGGCAACGTCTCGCCCGAGCGGCGGAGACTGGTCGAAGTGACGCGCGAATGTCTCCGCATCGGCATGGAGGCCGCCCGGCCGTTCGGCTTCGTCGGCGACATAGGCCATGCGATTCAGCGCCACGCCGAAAAGAACGGCTATTCGGTCGTCCGCGAACTGTGCGGACACGGAGTCGGGCTGGCGTTTCACGAGGAGCCGGACATAGAGCATTTCGGCCGGCGCGGCACGGGCATGGTGCTGGTGCCCGGCATGGTATTCACGATCGAACCGATGATCAACATGGGCTCGCGCAGCATCTTCATCGACGAGGCCGACGGCTGGACGGTCCTGACCGACGACGGGCTGCCTTCGGCCCAGTGGGAGCATACGTTCGTGATGACCGAAAGCGGGCCGGAAATTCTGACTTACTGA
- a CDS encoding Cof-type HAD-IIB family hydrolase yields the protein MIKALFLDIDGTLVSFETHRVGEPTRNALAEARRRGLLLFIATGRHRCDLNNLGDLAFDGYVTLNGQYCYDARGVIYRRSIDPNDIRTAVGLIEREPFPCLFIEEDRMYINCADDNFRAAQRLLNFGDPPVESPSRALRTDIFQLMPFIGPEREPWLMERLPRCRSTRWNPYFMDVVPEGGSKSVGIDAICRSFGIAPDETMAFGDGQNDIEMLRHAGIGVAMGNAAEEVQAAADYVTASVDEDGVGRALRHFGLI from the coding sequence ATGATCAAAGCTCTTTTTCTGGATATCGACGGAACGCTGGTCAGCTTCGAGACTCACCGGGTCGGCGAGCCGACCCGAAACGCGCTGGCCGAGGCACGGCGCCGGGGCCTGCTGCTCTTCATAGCCACCGGCCGCCACCGCTGCGACCTGAACAATCTGGGGGACCTCGCCTTCGACGGCTACGTGACGCTCAACGGGCAGTATTGCTACGACGCGCGGGGCGTGATCTATCGCCGCAGCATCGATCCGAACGACATCCGCACGGCGGTCGGACTGATCGAAAGGGAGCCTTTTCCGTGCCTGTTCATCGAGGAGGACCGGATGTACATCAACTGCGCCGACGACAATTTCCGGGCCGCGCAGCGACTGCTCAACTTCGGCGATCCGCCCGTCGAGAGTCCGTCCCGGGCCTTGCGTACCGATATCTTCCAGCTCATGCCGTTCATCGGCCCCGAGCGCGAGCCGTGGCTGATGGAGCGGCTGCCCCGCTGCCGGTCGACGCGGTGGAATCCCTATTTCATGGATGTCGTGCCCGAGGGCGGGAGCAAGAGCGTCGGTATCGACGCGATCTGCCGCTCGTTCGGCATCGCGCCGGACGAAACGATGGCTTTCGGCGACGGCCAGAACGACATCGAGATGCTGCGCCATGCGGGTATCGGAGTCGCCATGGGCAATGCGGCCGAGGAGGTACAGGCGGCGGCCGACTACGTGACCGCGAGCGTCGACGAGGATGGAGTGGGCCGGGCGCTCCGGCATTTCGGACTGATCTGA
- a CDS encoding histidinol-phosphatase, translating to MQKTNFHTHTARCGHASGEDEQYVRSAIRGGYRVLGFSDHTPWSYASDFVSPIRMPLDALPDYVRSVRSLQRRYAGRIELRLGLECEYFEDYMPWLRDTIREYRLDYVIFGNHFYRTDERYPYFGSDTRSAEMLDLYAESAIRGMETGLYAYLAHPDLFMRSYGRFDGHCARIGREICRRASRLRMPLEYNVSMIAYNEAHGVAGVPHPDFWRIAADEGCTAIVGIDAHDHRVLESGLYYDRAVRELAALGIPVIDTIPFFEY from the coding sequence ATGCAGAAAACGAACTTTCACACCCATACGGCCCGTTGCGGACACGCATCGGGAGAAGACGAGCAGTACGTGCGGAGCGCGATCCGGGGAGGCTATCGCGTGCTCGGCTTTTCGGATCATACGCCTTGGAGTTATGCCTCGGACTTCGTCTCGCCGATTAGGATGCCGCTCGACGCGCTTCCCGATTACGTGCGGAGCGTCCGCTCGCTCCAGAGGCGCTATGCAGGGCGGATCGAATTGCGCCTCGGGCTGGAATGCGAGTATTTCGAGGACTACATGCCCTGGTTGCGCGACACGATCCGCGAGTACCGCCTCGACTACGTCATTTTCGGGAATCATTTCTACCGGACCGATGAGCGCTATCCCTATTTCGGCTCGGACACCCGTTCCGCCGAAATGCTCGATCTGTATGCGGAAAGCGCGATCCGGGGCATGGAAACCGGCTTGTACGCCTATCTGGCGCACCCCGACCTGTTCATGCGCAGCTACGGGCGATTCGACGGGCACTGCGCCCGCATCGGCCGCGAGATATGCCGCCGGGCCTCGCGGCTCCGTATGCCGCTCGAGTACAACGTTTCGATGATCGCTTACAACGAGGCGCACGGCGTGGCCGGAGTTCCGCACCCGGATTTCTGGCGGATTGCGGCCGACGAGGGATGCACGGCGATCGTCGGCATCGATGCCCACGACCACCGTGTGCTCGAAAGCGGTCTCTATTACGACCGGGCCGTTCGGGAGCTCGCGGCGCTCGGCATTCCGGTGATCGATACGATCCCCTTTTTCGAGTATTAG
- a CDS encoding DUF456 domain-containing protein: MSVLLIVLAVLCILVGIAGCILPVLPGPPLSFVALLLMRWSGAAEFDSRFLTIWGLATLAVTVLDYLLPAWLARRFGGSKQAARGSLVGLIVGMVFFPPAGLIVGAFVGAFVGELIHDGSDKLRALRVAVSSFAAFILGTGMKLAVSLAIGFYVIRALFV; this comes from the coding sequence ATGAGCGTCTTGCTGATCGTACTGGCCGTACTGTGCATTCTGGTCGGCATAGCGGGCTGTATTCTGCCGGTTCTGCCCGGCCCTCCGCTGAGCTTCGTCGCATTGCTGCTGATGCGCTGGAGCGGAGCGGCGGAGTTCGACAGCCGTTTCCTGACGATCTGGGGGCTCGCGACGCTCGCGGTCACGGTGCTCGACTACCTGCTGCCGGCTTGGCTGGCGCGTCGGTTCGGCGGCTCGAAACAGGCGGCCCGAGGCTCGCTCGTAGGGTTGATCGTCGGCATGGTATTCTTTCCGCCGGCCGGACTGATCGTCGGCGCTTTCGTCGGCGCCTTCGTCGGCGAACTGATCCATGACGGCAGCGACAAGCTCAGGGCGCTCAGGGTCGCGGTCAGTTCGTTCGCCGCCTTCATTCTCGGTACCGGGATGAAGCTGGCCGTGTCGCTCGCGATCGGATTCTACGTCATCCGCGCGCTGTTCGTCTGA
- a CDS encoding peptide deformylase, with protein MKLLRTLVFASVWLALPSCASVGRFSASEAATIGAEPGEGAMRVLKTTDGGDSLRLRGRSGRIGRAWLGDPLYARLKRRMLCTVNDPADPGVGIAAPQVGVSRRLIAVQRFDREGEPFEFYANPRIVRYAGETVRSPEGCLSIPGKIDTAVRRERVVLRYRDGQSGKRRREYVSGFTAVVFQHEIDHLNGILFIDRTPDRAAGNRRHKSSKP; from the coding sequence ATGAAACTCCTGCGAACGCTCGTTTTCGCCTCGGTATGGCTCGCGCTTCCGTCGTGCGCCTCGGTCGGCCGGTTCTCGGCGTCGGAGGCCGCAACGATCGGCGCGGAGCCGGGCGAAGGCGCGATGCGCGTGCTCAAAACGACCGATGGCGGCGACTCGCTTCGGCTGCGCGGCCGAAGCGGGCGGATCGGCCGCGCATGGCTCGGCGATCCGCTGTATGCCCGCCTGAAGCGGCGCATGCTCTGTACGGTGAACGACCCGGCCGACCCGGGCGTCGGGATCGCAGCGCCTCAGGTAGGCGTATCGCGACGTCTCATCGCCGTGCAGCGCTTCGACCGGGAGGGCGAGCCGTTCGAGTTCTACGCCAATCCCCGCATCGTGCGGTATGCGGGCGAAACGGTCCGGAGTCCCGAAGGATGCCTGTCGATTCCCGGGAAGATCGACACGGCCGTGCGCCGGGAACGGGTCGTGCTGCGCTACCGGGACGGGCAGAGCGGAAAGCGCCGGCGGGAATACGTATCGGGATTCACGGCCGTCGTATTCCAACACGAGATCGATCATCTGAACGGTATTCTGTTCATCGACCGGACTCCGGACCGCGCGGCCGGGAACCGCCGGCATAAATCCTCGAAACCATGA
- a CDS encoding elongation factor G — protein sequence MKTYTTHDIKNVVLLGASGSGKTTLAEAMAFDGGVIDRRGSVENDNTLSDYTDVEHLYKRSIYPTILFAEYMGRKLNIIDTPGSDDFCGGLFSAFRVADVGVMLLNAQNGFEVGTEIQARYARRHEKPIIAVINQLDHEKASWEGTLDSLKAASQVTPVVVQYPVNPGPGFDAFVDVLLMKMYRFKGDTGVREELEIPESEMERAAELNRILTEAAAENDEALMELYFDKGVLTQDELRSGLKLGLAKRDLIPVFCASGKRDIGAKRLMEFIINVAPGPIKAPAFKTTDGREIAADSSAPTSLFVFKSAVEPHLGEMTFFRVVSGKVTEGMELVNSKTGNKEKISQLFAVAGKNRVKVTEMEAGDIGCTVKLKGTKTNQTLCSPGADIRIEPIRFPEPRYRAAVRPLKTGEDEKLGELLNRAHFEDPTILVEYSKELKQTIVQGQGEHHLNILKWQLANQNKMEVEFFAPKIPYRETITKVAAADYRHKKQSGGAGQFGEVWLVIEPYVEGMPEPSRYKIDGRELVLNIKSKEEVDLPWGGKLMFYSAIVGGAIDARFLPAILKGIMEKMEEGPLTGSYARDIRVVVYDGKMHPVDSNELSFKLAGRNAFKEAFKKAGPKIMEPIYSVEVLVPSDRMGDVMSDLQNRRAMIEGMSSDKGFERLVARVPLAEMYRYSTTLSSLTNGRATYSMKFASYEQVPSDVQEKLLKAYADTDKDD from the coding sequence ATGAAGACGTACACGACACACGACATCAAGAACGTGGTCCTGCTCGGCGCCTCGGGCTCTGGCAAGACCACGCTGGCCGAGGCGATGGCTTTCGACGGAGGGGTGATCGACCGGCGCGGAAGCGTCGAAAACGACAACACGCTCTCGGATTACACCGACGTGGAGCACCTTTATAAACGCTCGATCTATCCGACGATCCTGTTCGCTGAGTACATGGGGCGCAAGCTGAACATCATCGACACGCCGGGCTCGGACGACTTCTGCGGCGGACTGTTCTCGGCGTTCCGGGTGGCCGACGTGGGCGTGATGCTCCTCAACGCCCAGAACGGGTTCGAGGTCGGAACGGAAATTCAGGCGCGCTATGCCCGGCGGCACGAGAAGCCGATCATCGCGGTCATCAACCAGCTCGACCATGAAAAGGCGTCGTGGGAGGGAACGCTCGATTCGCTGAAGGCGGCCTCGCAGGTCACGCCGGTCGTCGTGCAGTATCCGGTCAATCCGGGGCCCGGCTTCGACGCGTTCGTCGACGTGCTGCTGATGAAAATGTATCGTTTCAAGGGCGATACCGGCGTACGCGAGGAGCTCGAAATCCCCGAGTCGGAAATGGAACGGGCCGCCGAGCTGAACCGCATCCTGACCGAGGCGGCCGCCGAGAACGACGAGGCGCTGATGGAGCTCTATTTCGACAAGGGCGTACTGACGCAGGACGAGCTGCGTTCGGGTCTGAAGCTGGGACTCGCCAAGCGCGACCTGATCCCGGTGTTCTGCGCTTCGGGCAAGCGCGACATAGGGGCCAAGCGGCTGATGGAATTCATCATCAACGTAGCGCCCGGTCCGATCAAGGCGCCCGCTTTCAAGACGACGGACGGGCGCGAGATCGCGGCCGACAGTTCGGCTCCGACCTCGCTGTTCGTCTTCAAGAGCGCCGTCGAACCGCATCTGGGCGAAATGACGTTCTTTCGCGTCGTGTCGGGGAAGGTGACCGAAGGCATGGAGCTGGTCAACTCGAAGACGGGCAACAAGGAAAAAATATCGCAACTGTTCGCCGTGGCGGGCAAGAACCGCGTCAAAGTGACCGAAATGGAAGCGGGCGACATCGGCTGCACGGTCAAACTGAAAGGGACCAAGACGAACCAGACGCTCTGCTCGCCGGGCGCCGACATCCGGATCGAGCCGATCCGATTCCCCGAACCTCGCTACCGGGCCGCCGTGCGCCCGCTCAAGACCGGCGAGGACGAGAAGCTCGGCGAGCTGCTGAACCGGGCGCACTTCGAGGACCCGACGATTCTGGTCGAATACTCCAAGGAGCTCAAGCAGACGATCGTGCAGGGACAGGGAGAGCATCATCTGAATATCCTGAAGTGGCAGCTCGCGAACCAGAATAAGATGGAGGTCGAATTTTTCGCTCCGAAAATCCCTTACCGGGAAACGATCACGAAAGTGGCTGCGGCCGACTACCGGCACAAGAAACAGTCGGGCGGCGCTGGCCAGTTCGGCGAGGTATGGCTCGTGATCGAGCCCTATGTCGAGGGCATGCCCGAGCCGAGCCGCTACAAGATCGACGGCCGCGAGCTGGTGCTCAACATCAAGAGCAAAGAAGAGGTCGATCTGCCGTGGGGCGGCAAGCTGATGTTCTACAGCGCGATCGTCGGCGGAGCGATCGACGCCCGCTTCCTGCCCGCGATTCTGAAAGGAATCATGGAGAAAATGGAGGAAGGGCCGCTCACGGGCTCCTATGCCCGCGACATCCGCGTGGTCGTCTACGACGGCAAGATGCATCCGGTCGACTCGAACGAGCTGTCGTTCAAGCTGGCGGGCCGCAACGCATTCAAGGAAGCCTTCAAGAAGGCCGGGCCGAAAATCATGGAGCCGATCTACTCGGTCGAGGTACTCGTGCCTTCGGACCGCATGGGCGACGTGATGAGCGACCTGCAGAATCGCCGGGCCATGATCGAGGGCATGAGCAGCGACAAGGGATTCGAGCGGCTGGTGGCCCGCGTTCCGCTCGCGGAGATGTACCGCTACTCGACGACGCTCAGCTCGCTGACCAACGGCCGCGCGACCTATTCGATGAAATTCGCCTCGTACGAACAAGTGCCTTCCGACGTGCAGGAAAAGTTGCTCAAGGCATACGCCGATACGGATAAGGACGACTAA